A segment of the Agrobacterium tumefaciens genome:
GCGCCGCCGCCCGAATCTGCCTTAATGAATCATTTGCGATTCGCCGTGTCCAGAGGGAGAAGTTAAAAGAATTTTAACCCTTTGAACCGACTCCGCATTTTTTCACGCCGATTGGAGAGGTGATTCCACCGTCGCTGTCGTTGCCGAAAAACAGGATGCCGACGCACCGCTTTTCATTGGTCAGGACGCTTAGCCGGAAACGGTTTTTCACGCTTGCGAATAGGCATAGAGAGCAGGCCCCAGCGTCTGGACAAACACCATTGCCTGCGGCCGGAAGCCCCGCCACTAAGGTGCTGATGATGTCCTCGCGGTTCGCCGCGAGCACTTTGGCCTCGAGACTGTGCAAGGCAGGGCCGCCATCCAACTGAACGCCACAAGAACTCCGATATAGATCACGCACTGTGTTTTCGGATCTAGCATCAAAGCCGCCAAAGAGTTTGGACAGCTTCAACTCAGGCGACCTGTCGTGGGGCTTCGCGATGAAGCACTGAAACGATGTGCTGATTTGGGACATGTCAGATATGAAGTTCACCACCCGATCGTACCGTCTGCTTGATCGGGCTGAAGAAACAAATCCGCCGCCATGATTGGGATCAAGGCGGCGGAATACGTTCTCTGTCATGTCTGGGCGATGCGCTTTTGCTCGCTATCAGCCCTTCAGGATACGCTCGACGATATCGCCGACATCGGCTGACAACCCTTTGGTTTCAGCGATCTGCGAGAGAGCCGCTTTTGCCTTTTCTCCGCGATTGGCTTCGAGGGAACGCCAGGAGCGCATTGATGTCAGAAGACGTGCGGCAAGCTGTGGGTTGCGTGTGTCGATGGCGATGATCTGTTCTGCCAGGAAACGATAGGCAGCGCCATCCGGCCGGTGGAAACCGGTGGGATTGCCGAAGGCCAGTGTTCCGACCAGCGAGCGAACGCGGTTGGGGTTGGACGGGATGAAGTGCTTCGACGCCATCAGTCCTTTGATCCGTTCCAGTGCGCCTTCACCCGGAATTGCGGCCTGCAGCGAGAACCACTTGTCCAGAACCAGTGCGTTATCCGCAAAGCGACCTTCGAAGTCTGCAAGAGCCTCGACGGTCTGTGGTCGCTCGGGGAAGCGTTGCGTCAAAACGCTCAGGGCATGAGCGAGGTCGGTCATGTTGCCAGCCGTTGCATAGGCCCGGGCTGCACGATCCGGCGTTTCCTCGGCAAAAGCCAGGTAGTTCAAGGCGCTGTTACGCAGCGACCGGCGACCGGCATTCTCGGCGTCGGGGCTGTAGGCGCCTTCGTTGCCATAGGTTTCAAACAGCCGGGTGAACGTGGCAATACCAGCCTTGGCAATGGCCGCGATTGTTGCGTTACGCGCCTTGTGAATGGCATCAGGGTCCGTGTCACGACCGAGTTCACGGGCAATGTCCGTTTCACTGGGCAGCGCAAGCGCCTGCGCCCGGAAGGCGGGTTCGAGGCTCTCGTCACCGGCGACTTCGATCAGCGTGGCGATGAGGTCGGCATCCGCAACAACATCACCACCGGCATGGATGGCTTTCGTGGCGGCAATCAGCGCCGGCAAGGCCAGCTCTGTCAGAGCCTGGAAGCGGGCAAACATATCCGTTTCGTGCCGGGCAATCTGCACGAGATCAGCAGGCCGCTGCACGAAGTCGATGTTCACGGGTGCAGAGAAGCTGCGATTGATTGAAACGACCGGCCGCGATGAGATGCCGGAGAAGGTGAAAGTCTGGCTACGCTCAGTCAGGTGCAGCACACCGTCACGGTGGTCACCGCCCTCAACGGACTTCGGTTCGGCGATCTGACCATTGTCGAGGATCAGCGCCAGCGACAGAGGAATATGCCGTGGCTGCTTGACCGGCTGGCCGGGTGTCGGAGAAATAGTCTGCTCCAGCGACAGTTTGAACGTGGAGGTGGCAGAATCGTAGTCCGTCGATGCGGCAACAAGCGGCGTTCCGGCCTCGGTGTACCACAGTGCAAACTGTGTCAGGTCACGGCCACTGGCATCGGCAAAGCTCTTGACGAAATCCTCGACCGTCGCTGCTTCACCATCATGGCGCTCAAAGTATAGGTCCATGCCTTTCTTGAAATCACCTTCACCGAGGATCGTCGCGATCATGCGGGTGACTTCAGCACCCTTTTCGTAGACGGTCGTGGTGTAGAAGTTGTTGATTTCACGATAGCTGTCCGGGCGCGGCGGATGAGCCAGCGGACCGGAGTCTTCAGGGAACTGTTCGGACTTCAGGTGACGCACATCGGCAATGCGCTTGACCGGTCGCGACCGCATGTCGGATGAAAATTCCTGATCGCGATAAACGGTCAGGCCTTCCTTGAGGCAAAGCTGAAACCAGTCGCGGCAGGTAATGCGGTTGCCGGTCCAGTTATGGAAATATTCGTGCGCGATGATGCGCTCGATATTGGCGTAGTCCGCGTCGGTTGCGGTTTCGGGGTCTGCCAGCACGAACTTGTCGTTGAAGACATTGAGCCCCTTGTTTTCCATCGCGCCCATGTTGAAATCGGAAACGGCGACGATCATGAAGATATCGAGGTCGTATTCGCGACCGAAGCGCTCTTCATCCCACTTCATCGAACGCTTCAACGCGTCCATGGCATAGGTTGCGCGCGGCTCCTTGCCGTGCTCGACATAGATCTTCAGCGCGACATCGCGGCCGGTCATGGTGGTGAAGGTGTCCTCCACAACTCCGAGGTCGCCTGCAACAAGCGCGAAGAGATAGCTGGGTTTCGGATGCGGATCGAACCAGGCAGCGAAGTGCCGGCCTTCGTCGTAGTTGCCGCCGCCGAGGAAGTTGCCGTTCGACAGCAGCAGCGGATTGCCTTCCTTCGCCGCGATGATTGTCACGGTGTATGGTGCCAGAACGTCAGGACGATCGGGGAAATAGGTAATCCGGCGGAAGCCTTCGGCTTCGCACTGGGTGCAATAAACGCCATTGGTGCGGTAAAGCCCCATGAGCTGCGTATTCACCTGCGGATTGATGTAGTTCGTCACGCAAATCTCGAACGGCGTTTCTTCCGGCAGATCGCGGATCGTCAGGCTTTCCGGCGTTGCGTCATATTGCGAAGCGGGAAGCTCGATCTGGTCCAGGAGGACACTCGACAGCTTCAGTTCGTCGCCATCCAGGATCAGAGGGGCGGTCTTTTCCGCGCCTTCTCGTCTATGGAAAATCAGACGGGCCTCGACCTTGGTATTCTTGGGGTCGAGTTCGAAAGTGAGATCCACGCGCTCAAGAACGAAATCGGTAGGGCGGTAATCTGCCAGGTGAACGACCTGGCCCGTATCTGTTCGCATGACTATTCCTGAATAATTCTGTCGATCGTCGGCCAGGCATCATGTCGTCACAAAGCCTGAATGTAAAATACGGAAGTACTCGTCACGTTCATGTGAGCGTCGTGGGACATTCTGTCCCCGGAAAGAGGATCAAACCTGCAGTGTAGTTTGTCCTCCGGCCGCTGGTTTCTGCGGACCATGGCAGCAAATGTTGAACGATTGCTGAAGTTGTTTTGATTTTTATGAAAATTTTCGAGGTTGGCGTTGGTTGCATTTCAAGGAGTGCCGTCACGCATAAGCAATCAACCGAATTCATGGATGGATAACGATTTTTGATGTGAAGCGGTCGCACATTTGTTCTAGCTTTGCGGAAATTCAATTCCCCCCCTTGCGTCGTCCTTTTCGTGCGAAAAAATCTTTGATGGCGTTTTGTGCAGACGATATGAGTAACTGCCGATGAGCGCCGATGCCTATAGTCCCGTTCGCGGGATTTCCATGAAGCTGATTTCGGTCGGCTTCTTTCTGATGATGCAGACCTGCATCAAGGCGTCAGGGCCGGATGTGCCTCCGGGGCAGATAACCTTCTTCCGCTCGGCTTTCGCCATTGTCCCGATCGTCGTCTATCTCGCCTGGCTGCACGCATTGGCAAGTGCGTTACATACCAACAATCTTGCGGGCCATTTCAAGCGCGGTTTTCTCGGCATCCTGTCCATGGCCTGCGGTTTTTATGGTCTTACATTGCTGCCCTTGCCGGAGTTCATCGCCATCGGTTACGCATCGCCATTGCTCGCCGTGGTGTTTGCCTCGCTTATCCTGCGGGAAAAGGTCAGAGTCTATCGCTGGAGCGCCGTCGCTATCGGTATGGTCGGCGTCCTGGTCATTCTGTGGCCGAAAATGACGTTGCTGCGTGAAGGCGGGTTCGCTGCAGGCGAGGGCACGGCGGCGATTGCCGTTCTTGTCGGTGCCGCGCTGGGTGGCTTGGCAATGATCCAGGTACGGCAACTGGTCGAAACGGAAAAGACGCCAACCATTGTCCTGTACTTCTCGCTGACGGCAGCCTTGCTGTCCTTGGTCAGCGTGCCATTCGGTTGGCTGTGGCTCAATCCCCAACAGGCGGCCCTGTTGATTGGCAGCGGCATCTGTGGTGGCGTGGCGCAGATCTTTTTGACGGAAAGCTACCGGCACGCCGAGGTCTCGATCATCGCGCCTTTCGAATACAGCTCCATCGTCTTCGGAATTGCCGTGTCCTACGTTCTGTTTGGCGATATTCCGACAACAACGATGCTTATAGGTACGGCGATTGTCATCATGGCCGGTATTTTCATCATCCTGCGCGAGCACCAGCTTGGTCTCGCCAGAAAAGCGGCGCGCAAAGCCTCGACGCCTCAGGGATGAATTTCCTTTTGAGGTTGCCGTCAGCCTGTAGTGTGTCTTGAAATGCAAAAGGCGCCTTTCCGGAGAAAGACGCCACAGCGCAGTTCTTCATTTCGCATCGGCAGATTGCCGATCACACAATCTTAGCGTTCGCGAAAATCCGCAAAAACAGCAGAAGGACGCGTAACGCGAACCTGCTGCGCAGCAGCGCGAGCCGTCATCTGTTCATTGGCGGCAGCGCCAAAACGATGATAGCCATTACTCGAACGGGGGCTGAGGCCCGCCAGACGAAGCGTTTCAAAGCCGGAATGCACCGGACGGAAGCGAGTGGTCATTGCCTTGGTTCCTTAAACCTTTTCCTCCCAAGACATGGCGGGATATATCGCAGCGCAGCATGGATTCGGCAAGCAAGGCAAATGCGCCGCTGTTATGCGCAAAATGCATGGCTTTTTTCACAAATCATTTACATTGAGCAGAAAGAAGGCATTTACGATTGCGTGATACGCGCCCTGAATGCCAATAAATCCTGCCAAGACAATGACTTGGAGGCGGGGGCGTTCAAAAGTTCCTGCGGATGCAGGCTCGCAAGGGCGGGCAAAACAAGGTGCCCGGCGGCGATATCCCGCCACTGTCCGCGCATGGTATGAATGGTTCCGCTGCCGCCAAAGAAGAAACGTGCGGTAAAGTTGCCAAGAAGCAACAGGTGTTTTGGCTCGTAAAGCGCGATTTGACGCTCGATGAACGGGCGGCAAATGTCCATTTCCGCCTGAGTCGGCTGGCGATTGCCCGGGGGGCGCCAGGGGACGACATTGCCGAGCACGATACCGCTGCGCTCGAGCCCGATTGCCGCCAGCATGCGCTCAAGCAGCAACCCGGTTTTGCCGGCAAATGGAATGCCTTCACGATCATCGTCGGCGTCGGGCATGGAGCCGATCACCATAATGCCGGAGGCAGGGCTACCTTCTGCGAAGACGGTGCTGCGCGCGCTGTTCTTCAGGTTGCAGCCGTTGAAGGCTTCCACAGCGGTCTTGAGTTCTTCGATGGAGCGGGCGCTTTCGGCCGCAAAGCGCGCAGCCGCCACGACCTGCTCGTCCGGAACGGCGACATTCTGTTGAATGGCGGGAGCGGGCGGCGCAGCTCTGCCCGAAGCGGTTGCCGGCCGTCGCGACGGTTCGGCCGAACCCGCCGGTCGATCATTGCCCTGACGGTCGCCCTGGGGAGCTTCCTGCCTCGCCGTTGATCGTGCCGGGCGGCTTGTCGCAAATTCCGCGAAACGGTCAATCGACTGGTCTTCGAGAAGCCAATCCACGCCCGCATCTGCATGGAAATGCAGAAGCGCGGCAAGTTCTGCCGGGGAGAGGTCGTGGGCCGAAATCATGAGGGAAAACTATCCCAAGTCCCGGCCCGGCGAAACCCGTAAATCACGCTGTCCAGCGTTCAATGTCTCCGCTTTCGCCGATCATAGCGAGACCGTGGGCGATGGACAGCATTTCGCCGCCGCTTTCGATCTTGTCCGTACCGAAACGACGGGTGAAAAGCTCGCGGACGGCCGGCACGAACGACGTGCCGCCAGTCAGGAACACCTTGTCGATGGCGTCAGGCGCGGTGTTGGTCTTGACCAGAACCTCGTCCAGCGCTTCCTCGATCTTGCCGAGGTCCTCGGAGATCCAGCTGTTGAAATCGCTCCGCTTGACGGTCTTGCGTCCAGCTTTGCCGAGCGGGGCAAAGTTGAACTCTGCCTCTTCCTGTGACGACAGCGCCATCTTGGTTGCGGAGATGGCCTGATAAAGCGGATAGCCCTCATCGTGCTCGACCAGATCGATGAACATCTCCAGCTTTTCCGGCTCTAACGCTGAACGGACCAGCGATTTCAGATCGGAAAACTCCTTCGAGGTCTTGAAGATCGACAACTGGTTCCAGCGGCCGAAATTGACGTAGTAACCCGAGGGAACGTCGAGAACCTTGTCGAAGCTTTTGAACTTGCTGCCTTTGCCAATTTCCGGCGAGACGAGGTTGTCGATCATGCGGAAATCGAAATGGTCACCGGCAATGCCGACACCCGAGTGGCCGATTGGCGTTGCCGAAAGTTTTCCGCCATGGGTTTCGAAGCGGATCAGCGAATAGTCGGTGGTGCCGCCGCCGAAGTCGGCCACCAGAACATTGGCGTCCTTCTTCAGGCTCTGCGCAAAGTAATAGGCGGCTGCGACAGGCTCATAGACATAATGAATTTCCGGGAAACCGGCGCGTGTCAGCGCTTCATTGTAGCGGGTCAGTGCCAGTTCTTCATTCGGGTTCATACCTGCGAAGCGTACCGGACGCCCGGCGACGACTGTGGAAACGTCGTTGTGCCATTCGTCTCCGGCATAGGTCTTCAGCTTGCGCAGGAACACCTCCATCAAGTCTTCGAAGCTCTGGCGCTTTGCGAAGATCAATGTGCCCTGAAACAACGAGGATGCCGCGAAGGTTTTGATCGACTGCAGGAAACGACAATCGCCGGGATTGTCGATGAACTGGCGGATAGCGGCATGGCCTGCTTCCACATGCAAGGCAGCGGCGCCAAGGGCGTTATCCTTCATGAAGGAGAGAGCGGTGCGCATGCTGTCTGCCGTTCCCGCACTGCTGGTGAAGCGCATGGAGTGGCTGGTGGTGCCAGAATCGGAAATTGCCATGACCGTGTTGGTCGTGCCGAAATCGAGGCCGAGTGCCCTTGCCATAGCGGATATCCTTATGTGTCAACAAGAGATGCGCCGGAAGCCAAAGAGCATCCGGACAGATAAAGGGACGCAAAAAAGCGCCCGCCTGTTTTGAAGAGGGCGCGTGATCGCACAGGCAATTGTGAATAGCAAGCGCGTGGCGTCAGTTTTTTGACGGGGGCATCCGCATCGCCTCGGCTCTTGCCGCAATCCAGGCCGCAAAGGTTGCCATGGCCTTCGTGACGCTGCGCGACTTCAGACGGGTCAGCCAGTAACACCCCTTGGAAACATAGACCGGGAAGGGTTGCACCAGATCGCCGGATGAAAGCTGGCGCTGGAACATCAGTGGCGGGGCAAGTGCGATGCCGATACCTTGCATGGCTGCCTCGACCATCGGCACGGAGGAATCGAAGACGATACCTTTGATCCGTGGCGCCGCCACGCCTGCCGCTTCGAACCAGCCCGGCCACTCGTCCATGCGGTAGGAGCGCAAGAGCGTGTGCTGGGCAATGTCCTGTGGGCCTTCAAGCTGTTCGGCAATGGTGGGAATGCACAGCGCCGAGAGTGGGGCCGAAAAAAGCTCGTCCGCCTCCGTGTCATGCCAGGCGCCATTGCCGAAACGAATGGCAAAATCCAGCCCCTCTGCAGCGATGTCGACACGGTTGTTGTTGGTCGAGAGGCGAACATCGATGAAGGGATAAAGCTCGTTAAACTCCTGCAGGCGCGGCAAAAGCCAGCCGACGGCGAAAGTTCCAACGGCGCCGACGGTCAGGACCTCCTGAAGGTGACCATCCTCGAAGCGCTGCAGCATGTCGGCCATACGATCGAATGAATCACGCAGGGTTGGCAGCAGCGCCAAGCCTTCGTCGGTAATCATCAAGCCACGGGGAAGACGACGGAAAAGCGTTACACCGAGGCGTTCCTCCAGCAATTTCACCTGATGGCTGATCGCAGTCTGGGTCACGCACAGTTCTATCGCAGCGCGGGTGAAGCTCAGGTGGCGTGCAGCAGCCTCAAAAGCGCGAAGAGCGTTCAGCGGCAGGTGGGGGCGGACCATGCGGCCATCTCCATTTAACGGACTATGGCATTTAAGCCCAAGTTTAATTCATGTCTTACGGCAGATATCATCATTTGTCGCTTGCCTGCAAACGAGCCTAAATCGGTACGACCAGACATAGAGCGCTCGCCAATCCAAGGAGAATGAAACATGATGACAAGACGATTTACCGCTGCATTTTTTGTGGCGATATCAATCTCTTGCCTGCCATCTCGTAACGTGCTTGCCGCAGAGCCGGTGCATTGCACGGTTGTTCTTGATGCTGAAAGTGGCGCTGTGCTCCATCGAAACGGCGAATGTGAAAAAGCATTTGCACCGCAATCCACATTCAAGTTTCCTTTGGCTATCATGGGATATGACGCAGGTATCCTGAAAGATGCGACAACCCCGCGCTGGAACTACAAGAGCACGTGGAACCGGCCGAAGCGTGAGCAGAAATCGGTCGACCCGACGATCTGGGAAAAAGACTCGATTGTCTGGTATTCACAGGAAATCACCAGAAAGCTGGGGCAGAAAAAGTTTGCCGATTATGTGCGCGATTTCGGATACGGCAATGCTGATGTGAAGGGTATTCCGGGCCAAACGGACGGCTTGACGGAATCCTGGCTGATGTCTTCCCTGAAAATTTCCGGTGACCAGCAGGCTGATTTCGTACGCCGTTTCATCAATGGAAAATTGCCGGTCTCGAAAGCCGCGTTTGACAAGACGCGGGCGGTCATTCCGCAATTTGCCGCAGACGATGGTTGGCAGGTACATGGCAAGACCGGTTCCGGTCGCATGCGCAACAAGGCTGGCAAGCCGGATGGTGATGCCTGGCTTGGCTGGTTCGTCGGCTGGGCAGATAAAGGAGAGCGGCGTGTTGTGTTCGCACGGCTTAACATCGCCGATTGGAGCCGCGAAGAACCAATCAGCTTCGTGACGCGCGATTCGTTGATTGCCGATCTGCCGGCGCTGGTGAAATAAATCAGCGTACGAGGCGACGTACCAAAAAGATCAGCACCAGGCCGACGATGGCAACCATTGCTCCGCGCCAGATCCACGGGCTCTGGTCGATCATGAAGCTGGAGGCCGGGTAGGGGAAATATCCGCTGCCCTGTCCCATCCAGACGAGGCCGATAAGCGTAAGCAATACGCCAAGGACACCGAGGGAAATTCGAAGCAAGCGCATCATAGACCCCATAAGCATAACCTCCCCGCACCATAATGCAGGGAGGTCGCCGATGTCATGCGAAATTGACACATATGGATTTGTCAGGTCTCCGCGTAGTAACGGGTCACGACGTTGGCGTGGCTGTCTTCTTTGTCACCCGGCCTCATAAGGTTGTTGCCATCCTTGGAAGTGGTGCCGTTGACGGCTGCATCCAGGAGACCGCGAATGATGCGATCCTGTTGCGCTTCGACTGCCCGGTTGCGCCCAACTTCGAGTGCCGCTTCCTTTTCGGCCAGACTGCGGCGCAACGCAGCTCTTTCGCTCATCGCATCGGAGCCACTGTTCACAGTATTTCGGACAGGCGCAGTTGTCGGCTGCGTCGACGGAGAGCTTGCGACCGGTGCCGGATTGGAAGCGCCAGACTGTGTCGATGGCATGGGCTGCTGTGCCTGTGCTCCGCCATTCTTGCCAGCTTCGGACGTATTCGTTTCTAAGCCGGGAGGATTCTGGAGCCGAAGTTTCGGCTCCAGAATTGCTGTTTTATCAGTTCGACTTCGATGCTCCGCCATCGACGCGCAGCATCGTGCCGGTGATGTAGCTGGCAGGCTGGGAGCACAGGAAGGCTCCGGTGGCACCAAATTCATCGACGGAGCCAAGCCGTCCGGCCGGAATGGTCTTGACTGATGCTTCACGGATTTCTTCGACGCTCTTGCCGAGACGCTTGGCGTTTGCGCCATCGAGTTCATCGATACGGTCGGTGTGGATGCGGCCCGGAAGCAGCATGTTTGCCGTGATGCCGAAGCCCGCGACCTCACTCGAAAGCGTCTTGTTCCAGCCAACGAGGGCGCCGCGCAGCGTGTTAGACAAGGCAAGGTTTGGGATCGGCTCGAAAACGCCAGAGGACGCGACGGTCAGGATGCGGCCCCAGCCTTGTTCCTTCATCTGCGGCAAAAGGGTGTTGGTCAGGGTAATGACGCGCAAGACCATGGACTGAAAGAAGGTATCAAGCTTGTCGGCGGTCATTTCCTGTGCCAGGCCGGGGGTAGGGCCGCCGGTGTTGTTGACGAGAATGTCGATGCCGCCGAGCTTTTCCTTGACCGCCTGCGTCATGGCATCAACGAAACCTTCGTCAGCAAGGTCGCCCCAGACCCAGTCGGCCTTGCCCTTGCCGAGGGCATTGATTGCCTTGCAGTTTGCCTCCAGCTTTTCACCGCTTCTGCCAACCAGAATAACGTTTGCGCCTTCCTTGGCGAGCGCAGTTGCTATGCCGAGGCCCAGCCCACGCGAAGATGCGAGAACAAGGGCGCGTTTGCCGGAAATGCCGAGATCCATGACGAATATCCTTATGCCGAAATGCAGATGACAGTGTTTATAGGTGGCGGTGGCTCGCATTTGAAGGCTGGTTCAAGCCCGAATGGTTTTTGAGTGCCGATTATTTTTGATGCTAGCATCACGCTTTGCTGATCGGCGGTTAATCGGTTCGCTTTCCAAGCGCCCATTCTCATCACCTCTTCATTTGCAGATCGTATGGTCGCTTGACGCACATTCAGCGTGAATTTACTATTACGTGAACGTAAAGGTAATATGTGCAAACTTAGTCATCAGGTTGTCTGACAAATATCTGGCATACGACATGTTTTGCCGCTATAGAAGCTCGACAAGTGTGTCATGCTTTGCGAAGACAAAAGGCATCGATAAAGCTGCCTTGAAAGGTGCAGCTATCTGATTCCGCGATGGACCGCAGGATCAATAGTTGCTGCGATGGGTGGAAACAACAGCCGGAAGGGACCGGCGAGTGAGAGGGTAGAATGACCGAACCGATGGAACTCCCTGAACGGGAATCGATGGAATTCGATGTCGTGATTGTTGGTGCAGGTCCCGCTGGCCTTTCTGCGGCGATCCGTCTGAAGCAGATTGATCCGGATTTGTCTGTGGTTGTTCTGGAAAAGGGCGGCGAGGTCGGCGCGCACATTCTCTCCGGTGCGGTTGTCGATCCGATCGGTATCGACAGGCTGCTGCCGGGCTGGCGCGAGGAGGAGGGGCATCCCTTCAAGACCGAGGTCAAGGACGACCAGTTCCTGTTGCTCGGCCCGGCCGGATCGATCCGCCTGCCGAACTTCGCCATGCCGCCATTGATGAACAATCACGGCAACTACATCGTCTCGCTTGGGCTGGTCTGTCGCTGGCTGGCGGAAAAGGCGGAAGCGCTCGGCGTCGAGATCTATCCGGGCTTTGCCGCCACCGAAGTGCTTTACAATGACGAAGGTGCCGTCATCGGTGTTGCCACCGGCGATATGGGCATCGAGCGCAACGGCGAACCCGGCCCGAACTTCACCCGCGGCATGGAACTGCACGGCAAATATGTGCTGATCGGGGAAGGTGTGCGCGGTTCGCTCGCCAAGCAGCTGATCGCCAGGTTCGACCTGTCCCGGGATCGGGAACCACAAAAGTTCGGTATCGGCATCAAGGAGCTGTGGCAGGTCAAGCCTGAGAACCACAAACAGGGTCTGGTGCAGCACTCGTT
Coding sequences within it:
- the pepN gene encoding aminopeptidase N; the protein is MRTDTGQVVHLADYRPTDFVLERVDLTFELDPKNTKVEARLIFHRREGAEKTAPLILDGDELKLSSVLLDQIELPASQYDATPESLTIRDLPEETPFEICVTNYINPQVNTQLMGLYRTNGVYCTQCEAEGFRRITYFPDRPDVLAPYTVTIIAAKEGNPLLLSNGNFLGGGNYDEGRHFAAWFDPHPKPSYLFALVAGDLGVVEDTFTTMTGRDVALKIYVEHGKEPRATYAMDALKRSMKWDEERFGREYDLDIFMIVAVSDFNMGAMENKGLNVFNDKFVLADPETATDADYANIERIIAHEYFHNWTGNRITCRDWFQLCLKEGLTVYRDQEFSSDMRSRPVKRIADVRHLKSEQFPEDSGPLAHPPRPDSYREINNFYTTTVYEKGAEVTRMIATILGEGDFKKGMDLYFERHDGEAATVEDFVKSFADASGRDLTQFALWYTEAGTPLVAASTDYDSATSTFKLSLEQTISPTPGQPVKQPRHIPLSLALILDNGQIAEPKSVEGGDHRDGVLHLTERSQTFTFSGISSRPVVSINRSFSAPVNIDFVQRPADLVQIARHETDMFARFQALTELALPALIAATKAIHAGGDVVADADLIATLIEVAGDESLEPAFRAQALALPSETDIARELGRDTDPDAIHKARNATIAAIAKAGIATFTRLFETYGNEGAYSPDAENAGRRSLRNSALNYLAFAEETPDRAARAYATAGNMTDLAHALSVLTQRFPERPQTVEALADFEGRFADNALVLDKWFSLQAAIPGEGALERIKGLMASKHFIPSNPNRVRSLVGTLAFGNPTGFHRPDGAAYRFLAEQIIAIDTRNPQLAARLLTSMRSWRSLEANRGEKAKAALSQIAETKGLSADVGDIVERILKG
- a CDS encoding DMT family transporter: MSADAYSPVRGISMKLISVGFFLMMQTCIKASGPDVPPGQITFFRSAFAIVPIVVYLAWLHALASALHTNNLAGHFKRGFLGILSMACGFYGLTLLPLPEFIAIGYASPLLAVVFASLILREKVRVYRWSAVAIGMVGVLVILWPKMTLLREGGFAAGEGTAAIAVLVGAALGGLAMIQVRQLVETEKTPTIVLYFSLTAALLSLVSVPFGWLWLNPQQAALLIGSGICGGVAQIFLTESYRHAEVSIIAPFEYSSIVFGIAVSYVLFGDIPTTTMLIGTAIVIMAGIFIILREHQLGLARKAARKASTPQG
- a CDS encoding uracil-DNA glycosylase; translated protein: MISAHDLSPAELAALLHFHADAGVDWLLEDQSIDRFAEFATSRPARSTARQEAPQGDRQGNDRPAGSAEPSRRPATASGRAAPPAPAIQQNVAVPDEQVVAAARFAAESARSIEELKTAVEAFNGCNLKNSARSTVFAEGSPASGIMVIGSMPDADDDREGIPFAGKTGLLLERMLAAIGLERSGIVLGNVVPWRPPGNRQPTQAEMDICRPFIERQIALYEPKHLLLLGNFTARFFFGGSGTIHTMRGQWRDIAAGHLVLPALASLHPQELLNAPASKSLSWQDLLAFRARITQS
- a CDS encoding Hsp70 family protein, with the protein product MARALGLDFGTTNTVMAISDSGTTSHSMRFTSSAGTADSMRTALSFMKDNALGAAALHVEAGHAAIRQFIDNPGDCRFLQSIKTFAASSLFQGTLIFAKRQSFEDLMEVFLRKLKTYAGDEWHNDVSTVVAGRPVRFAGMNPNEELALTRYNEALTRAGFPEIHYVYEPVAAAYYFAQSLKKDANVLVADFGGGTTDYSLIRFETHGGKLSATPIGHSGVGIAGDHFDFRMIDNLVSPEIGKGSKFKSFDKVLDVPSGYYVNFGRWNQLSIFKTSKEFSDLKSLVRSALEPEKLEMFIDLVEHDEGYPLYQAISATKMALSSQEEAEFNFAPLGKAGRKTVKRSDFNSWISEDLGKIEEALDEVLVKTNTAPDAIDKVFLTGGTSFVPAVRELFTRRFGTDKIESGGEMLSIAHGLAMIGESGDIERWTA
- a CDS encoding LysR family transcriptional regulator, which encodes MVRPHLPLNALRAFEAAARHLSFTRAAIELCVTQTAISHQVKLLEERLGVTLFRRLPRGLMITDEGLALLPTLRDSFDRMADMLQRFEDGHLQEVLTVGAVGTFAVGWLLPRLQEFNELYPFIDVRLSTNNNRVDIAAEGLDFAIRFGNGAWHDTEADELFSAPLSALCIPTIAEQLEGPQDIAQHTLLRSYRMDEWPGWFEAAGVAAPRIKGIVFDSSVPMVEAAMQGIGIALAPPLMFQRQLSSGDLVQPFPVYVSKGCYWLTRLKSRSVTKAMATFAAWIAARAEAMRMPPSKN
- the blaOXA gene encoding class D beta-lactamase, which codes for MTRRFTAAFFVAISISCLPSRNVLAAEPVHCTVVLDAESGAVLHRNGECEKAFAPQSTFKFPLAIMGYDAGILKDATTPRWNYKSTWNRPKREQKSVDPTIWEKDSIVWYSQEITRKLGQKKFADYVRDFGYGNADVKGIPGQTDGLTESWLMSSLKISGDQQADFVRRFINGKLPVSKAAFDKTRAVIPQFAADDGWQVHGKTGSGRMRNKAGKPDGDAWLGWFVGWADKGERRVVFARLNIADWSREEPISFVTRDSLIADLPALVK
- a CDS encoding SDR family oxidoreductase; this translates as MDLGISGKRALVLASSRGLGLGIATALAKEGANVILVGRSGEKLEANCKAINALGKGKADWVWGDLADEGFVDAMTQAVKEKLGGIDILVNNTGGPTPGLAQEMTADKLDTFFQSMVLRVITLTNTLLPQMKEQGWGRILTVASSGVFEPIPNLALSNTLRGALVGWNKTLSSEVAGFGITANMLLPGRIHTDRIDELDGANAKRLGKSVEEIREASVKTIPAGRLGSVDEFGATGAFLCSQPASYITGTMLRVDGGASKSN